The proteins below come from a single Lonchura striata isolate bLonStr1 chromosome 10, bLonStr1.mat, whole genome shotgun sequence genomic window:
- the LOC144246821 gene encoding uncharacterized protein LOC144246821 — translation MAPVAELVCKCSAKTMYQYFLFLFLLSFNPHKCQGQILGEDPYEKPKDYQEVYRGTKNDVKEIPKIAKPFVSEMIFVQTSITSISKGAFRYMPNLIKILFIGNKIKTVEPGAFDNLDKLRDLDISGASLEKLSVGTFQNLRSLQRLELRDSQLRSIPKGLFDGLESLGELSLHINAISSLPEGIFDSLVNLTFLDLSRNRITTLPVNAFSKLTQLQVLRLYENELQDLPEGLLDSQVELLELNLQRNRLRALPPMLLRSLPHLEKLLLDNNLIRVLPPQGFFGLNKLKLLTLGSNHIMELPCCLFDTMPHLRELDLGRNSLATLPEGIFGNLTSLGKIILSHNQLSALPRGVFTGLSKLLDLQLDTNQLFALDEEVFASLPNLKTLNLRKNQLESVPQGLLDPLEKLSSVYLSGNPWRCDCNLCYLHRWILGNKEKVKLSSQVSCKSPPHLAGQAVTLLRDEHLICPGTLPFNSTPAQRTSTFLSHGPMSTAAPAMLSLASFPIRTLPTTLSPVVTSAVMPTMPMEAAFTTLSPAKPSEVSVTIPPPAVLQKAFSTSPSTTNKPKTSTTTPSTNSVMKSFITTPSPAVLPNAFISTSSSAVLPDTSITTSSPTMLPKASTATPSSSAEMPKASITTPSSAVSSSAIVRLQSPGATHPEPVPCTPASATTRVPTSSLAATTRQEPPALSVPRERPATIPQGAPTTPLVSASSMALWPFPRTAALGTVPLASHSPSHHAPAPGREWGYSTTFDLSQPTASAPQQTPAPAGTVLLPAPPIPTLPDSMSPSPASPPLTPSSHRAWALSLWTSPWQCQVSLALGLAVLALQAACTLLGGVVAFLLHQDTRHHPDPPVRLLSLQALAVPGTPEPAPAPP, via the exons ATGGCTCCGGTGGCTGAACTCGTTTGCAAGTGCTCAGCCAA gacaatGTACcagtatttccttttccttttcctcctctccttcaATCCCCATAAATGCCAAGGTCAAATCCTGGGTGAAGATCCATACGAAAAGCCCAAAGACTACCAGGAGGTCTACAGAGGGACAAAAAATGATGTCAAAGAGATCCCAAAGATTGCAAAGCCCTTTGTTTCTGAGATGATCTTTGTGCAAACGAGCATCACTTCTATAAGTAAAGGTGCCTTCAGGTACATGCCTAACCTGATCAAGATTTTGTTCATTGGCAACAAGATCAAGACTGTTGAACCTGGAGCCTTTGATAATTTGGACAAGTTGAGGGACCTGGACATCTCTGGTGCCTCATTAGAAAAACTATCTGTGGGCACTTTCCAAAACCTCCGAAGTTTACAGAGGCTGGAGCTGAGAGACAGCCAGCTCAGATCCATCCCCAAAGGCCTGTTTGATGGGCTGGAAAGTCTGGGAGAGCTCTCTCTGCACATCAATGCAATCTCTTCTCTTCCAGAAGGCATTTTTGATTCTCTTGTCAATCTAACTTTTTTGGACCTGTCCAGGAACAGGATCACAACTCTTCCTGTGAATGCCTTTAGCAAACTCACCCAGCTGCAAGTCCTCCGTCTGTATGAGAATGAGCTGCAGGACCTCCCAGAGGGACTGCTAGACAGTcaggtggagctgctggaactCAACCTCCAGAGGAACAGGCTCAGGGCACTGCCACCCATGCTTCTGAGGAGCCTGCCTCACCTGGAGAAACTCCTCTTGGACAACAACCTCATCAGGGTTCTCCCACCTCAGGGCTTTTTTGGTTTAAACAAGCTGAAGTTGCTGACTCTGGGCTCAAACCATATTATGGAGCTCCCCTGCTGCCTTTTTGACACCATGCCACACTTGCGGGAGCTggatctgggcaggaacagttTGGCCACACTTCCAGAGGGCATTTTTGGCAACCTCACATCCCTTGGCAAAATCATCTTGTCCCACAACCAGCTAtcagccctgccaagaggggttTTCACAGGGCTCAGCAAGCTCTTGGACCTCCAGCTGGACACCAATCAGCTCTTTGCTCTGGATGAAGAGGTCTTTGCTTCTCTCCCAAATCTGAAAACACTCAACCTTCGAAAGAACCAGCTGGAGAGTGTTCCTCAAGGGCTCCTAGACCCTCTGGAGAAGCTCAGCTCAGTGTATCTGAGTGGTAACCCGTGGAGATGTGACTGCAACCTCTGCTACCTGCACCGCTGGATCCTGGGCAACAAGGAGAAGGTCAAATTATCCTCCCAAGTCTCCTGCAAGAGCCCACCCCacctggcagggcaggcagtAACATTGCTGAGGGATGAACACCTGATTTGCCCAGGCACCCTGCCGTTTAACTCCACACCTGCACAAAGGACGTCAACATTTCTGTCACATGGACCCATgtccacagcagcaccagccatGCTGTCACTGGCATCCTTTCCCATCAGGACACTGCCAACCACTCTTTCACCTGTGGTCACCTCTGCTGTGATGCCAACCatgccaatggaggctgccttcACCACTCTGTCACCAGCCAAGCCATCTGAGGTCTCTGTCACCATCCCAccaccagctgtgctgcagaaagcCTTCAGCACCAGCCCATCAACAACCAATAAGCCCAAGACCTCCACCACCACGCCATCAACAAACAGTGTGATGAAGTCCTTCATCACCACACCATCACCAGCTGTGCTACCAAATGCCTTCATCAGCACCTCATCATCAGCTGTGCTGCCAGACACCTCCATTACCACCTCATCACCAACCATGCTGCCAAAGGCCTCCACTGCCACACCATCATCATCAGCTGAGATGCCCAAGGCTTCCATCACCACCCCATCATCAGCTGTTTCATCTTCAGCCATTGTAAGGCTACAGTCTCCTGGGGCCACCCACCCAGAACCTGTGCCGTGCACTCCAGCTTCTGCCACCACACGGGTGCCAACAAGTTCACTGGCAGCCACCACCAGACAAGAGCCTCCTGCTCTCTCAGTGCCCAGGGAGAGGCCAGCCACCATCCCACAGGGAGCACCCACAACCCCCCTTGTCTCAGCCTCCTCCATGGCCCTCTGGCCATTCCCCAGgactgctgctctgggcacagTCCCACTGGCCTCACATTCACCATCACACCATGCTCCTGCAccaggcagggaatggggctATTCCACCACGTTtgacttgtcccagcccaccgcCAGTGCTCCCCAGCAGACTCCTGCCCCGGCAGGCActgtcctgctcccagcacccccCATCCCCACACTACCAGACAGCAtgagcccctctccagcctcccctcccctgACCCCCAGCAGTCATCGTGCCTGGGCCTTGTCCCTGTGGACCAGCCCATGGCAGtgccaggtgtccctggccttggggctggctgtgctggcactgcaggcagCCTGCACACTGCTGGGGGGGGTGGTCGCCTTCCTTCTTCACCAGGACACCCGCCACCACCCCGACCCACCTGTGAGGCTGCTGAGCCTTCAGGCTCTGGCTGTTCCGGGGACCCCCGAGCCAGCCCCGGCACCACCTTGA